Within Deinococcus actinosclerus, the genomic segment TGCGGCTGTCCCCCGTGGCGGCCCAGACCTTCACGAGCCGCACGCCTTCCTCGGCCGCGATCTGCTCGGCTGACAACTGGTGCGCGGCACCGAACGCGCTACCCACCTCGGTCCGGGCGATGCGGTCCGCCCGGTACCCGGCCCAGTCCTCGGACAGCGCCCTGATCCGCTTGGCGATGTCGCGCGTGCTCTCGCCCGCCTCGACACCCTGCTTGATCTCAGCCCGGAGCGCGGCCTTACTGGTGTCGGTGATCAGCTTGATGTTGTCCCCGACGTGCCGGTCGATCCACTCGGTGACGCCGTCGGCCAGCACGTCGAACGTGCCCCCACCGCCACCTGCCGTGATGCTGCCCAGCAGCGCCGTGTACGCCACCGCGCCCTCGGACTCGATCACTGCGGTGTGGATGGCTTCCAGCAGGACCTGCCAGTCATCCAGACTCAGCTCTGGCTCCCAGGGGTCGCCAGAGGCGTAAGCACTGGCCGCCGCGTTGCCCTGCGCCAGTAGCACATCCGCCACGCGGCCCTTCAGCTCAGCGATCCAGGCATCCATGCGCGCCAGGCGCTCCGTGATCGGGTCACCCTTATCCTTGCGCTCCATGCGTGGCGGGGCCGCCCTCGCTTTCGTGGCGGGGTTGCCCGGCGCACTGGGCACGACCGGCTGCCGGGGCACGTCGCCGCCGTCCACTGGACTGAAACCCAGTGCCAGCCGCTGGTTCACGGCGTTGATCGGGAAGCCCGCGTTCACGAGCAGCACGGCCGCCTGCGCCCGTTCCTTCATGTTGTCCTGGAGCGCCGTGACGCCGCTCAGGTCTGCCACGATCCGGTGGGTCTGCTCGGCGCCGTAGTGCGGCAGCAGGCCCATGCCCAGGCCCTGGCAGAGGTCATCCAGGAGCGGCACGACTGTGTCTTCCCAGAGGATCCGCTTCGCGGCGTCGAGGTTCGCGAACGTCACGGCCTCGCCAGCCACCATCAGCACCGGCGGCACGCCGAACACTGCGCCGATCTCCTCGCGGCTCATGCGCCGGCCTTCCAGCCAGTCCATCTCTGCGGCGTTCAGACTGAGCGGCTGGGCCTTGCTCGCGCCGCCCAGCACCAGGGCCTTGCGGACGCTGTTCCCGTCGATCTGCCCCTGGATGAAGCGCGCCGCGGTCTCCTGCTCTTTGGCGTCGAGGCTGTCGCTGAGGAACACAGCGAGGCTGGGCCGCCCGTCGTTGGCGAGCACCGCGCGGTTCCAGCGGACAGCGGCCGTGTCAGTGTCCACAGCTGAGGCCGCAGCCTTCAGCGGACTGAGGCCCCAGTAGGGCGTGCTCGGATCCACGAACTGCCAGTGCAGCACCTCGTCCGCGCCGAGGTTCCGCCGATCGCTGCCCTGCTTCCACTCGTACCCGGCGATGAACGCGAGGCGGCTGGGGATGGGCTTCACCTCGTCCGGCTTCAACGGCCACAGTTCCACCGGGCGGCCCTGCACGAGCACCTTGTGCCACAGGGCGTTCCCGCCGAGTTCCAGGTGCAGCGCCCAGCGTTCCAGCATGTCCTGCCGGGACATGAACGGGTTGGGGCGGTCCAGCAGCGCCTGCAGCGGGTGCTGCGGGTCGGGCTGCCACTCGTCCCCGGTGCGTTTCTGCACGACGAGCGGCACGCTGGCGAGCGCGGTGCTGATGCGGCGGCAGGCGGTGTACACCCACGTGCTGGCCTTGAGGCCTTCACTGATGGCCTTCTCGGTGCTCCACTCGCTGCTGACGGCGCGGCCGTCCCCGCTGGCCCCTACGAACGGCAACGCGCCCTTGGCGGGCGCGGTCTTCTTGACTTCCAGGCCCAGCCAGGCGCCCAGCGTTTCCTTCCATCCCATGCTTCACCTCCCCTTACACGGACAGCCCGAAGAACCGGGCGCGTTTCTTCTCGCCCCGGAAGAGCATCGACACGGCGTCGGCCTTGTCCGGGCTGCGGCCCAGTGCCGCGCTGATCTGGTCCTTGCTGGTGATCTTGATGCCGGTGCGGGTCACTTCGAACGTCTGCACCGTGAGTTCCTGCGCGAGCTGCTCGTCCGGCGGCAGCGCCAGCTTCGGGTCGTTGCTGGGGTCCAGTGCTTCCCGCAGGCGCCAGTACGCCAGGGCGCGGGCGTTCATGAAGCCGAGGGTGCCCGTCCGGTCCCGCTCGTCCGTGCTCTCCGCGCCGTTGAACGCGGCCGTGGTGTCCTCGCCCCGCGTGTCGCGCAGGTAGTCGAACGCCGCGGCGCCCACGCCGATCACGTCCACGCACGTCGCCGTGCCGCTCCCCAGGTGCGGGAGCGCGAACGCGGCGGCCTGCCCACCCGTGGCGGTCTGCGTGCCGGGCGCGGTGAGCACCTCCGCCACGTAGTCCGGCCAGTACCGCGCGAGGGCCGTGCGGTCTGGGCCGCCGCGCGCGACGTCCAGCGCTGCGCGCTCCGGCGGGCCGGTCGGGGGCGTCCGCTCTCGCCAGCGCTGCACAGCGGCGTCCAGCCACTCGCGCGGGATGACGCGCATGCCGTCCACCTGGGCGTCCACGAACCGGCCGTAGATCTCCTGATCCACAAGCGGCTGTCCGCCCACGGTGAGCATGTCGCGTTCCAGCTGCTCGATGGCCGCGCGGTCCAGGAAGGGGTTGTCGTAGCTGCTGAACGTCCGCGAGTGGTACCCGGGCGCTCCGGCGATGGCCTTCTGGTACAGCTCGAAGTACAGCCCAGCGCGGCCCTTGGGGACACCCACGGCGATCAGTTCGCTGCGGGGGTTGTCGAGCATCATGGGCAGCACCGCGTTCTGGTACAGGTACCGGCCGTTCTCGCCCTGCAGGATGATGCCCGCCTCATTCAGCACGATCCGGTCGTACCCGAAGCCCTCCCAGTTCTCGGGGTTGTCCGCGCTGCGGAAGTCCACGTGTCCGCCGGTGGCGGGGAACTTCACGGTCTTCTCGACGACGTTCCACTCGTGCGGGACGCCCTGACCGCGCAGGACAGGCAGGAAGTAGCGTTCCACGTATCGGCGGATGTTCCCGGCGATCGTGTCACCCCACAGCACCGCGAGCCCTTCAAGGCCCCATTCAATGCAGGCGTGCGCGGCGCCGCGCGTGAAGCCGACGCGGCGGCCCTTGGGGAAGATGCGGTAGCGGCCCAGCGCCTGGCTGTCGAAGAACGCATGGGCCTGCGCGGGGCTGTAGCTGAGGTTCAGTGTCACGGTCGTCACGAGTTGCCCCCGACGATCGTGCGGGTGATCTGGACTTGAACTGGACCGCCGCCCTCACCGCTGTGTTCGACCTTCTCGGTGAACAGCTTGTGGTGCTTCCCGATCAGTTCGAGCGCCTTGATGGGGTCCTGCCGCTTGAACTTCAACCCATGCTGCGTGTACTCCACGGACTCCACGGCGAACAGCACGCCGTTCTCGGCTGCGGTTTCCAGGCTGGGAATGATGCGCGTGCGCGTCTCGGTCCCCACCTGCTTCTGGTACGTGGCATCCGGGTCCAGCGCGAGCTGCACTTCCAGCTCAGCGATCTCAGCCTGGGCCGCCTCGATGCGGGCCTTGAGCATGCCAGGGTCGATGCGGTTCATCTGCCCGATGCGGGCGTTGACCAGATCGATCTTCTCTTGGAGTGGCCGCGCTTCGAAGACGGGCACCTCGTACGCTTCCTCTTTCAGGAACTGGCTGCCGTCGGTGCGAGCGAGCGCGGTGAGGCGCTGCATGACCTCGTCGGCGGGCATGTACTGGGCCATGCGGGCCTGGATGTAGGCCTGCACGTCGGGCCGCTGCAGGATGCGCCAGCCCTGGCGGTGATCGGCGTACCCGGTGGCGCGGCTGGCGGCGCTGCTGTTGAAGTTCAGCCGGAAGTAGTGCTCGACGAACATGCGGTGCTTGTCGGTGAGGGCCGCGCCCAGCTCCTCAGCGGTGGGTTGTGTCTTGGCGTCGGGTTGCATGTGCGGGATCACCTCCAGGGCGGTACGGTGGGCGAATGGAACTCGATGACATTGCCGCCGTCATGCGGCTGGAAAGAACGTGGGCGTCCCTGCTCACGCCAGATCGTGCTTGGACCACCCAGCAACTGAAGCGGCTCGGTTGGCAAGGCTCATTGATGATTGCCAGTCATGAGATCCCCATCACGCTCGCCTTTGAATGGCGATCAACACAGGAAGGCTCTGAGGGGCTGCGCATGGTGTCTGACGCTCTTCCACTTGGTGCTGATTGGGAAGATGCCTTCGATCAAGCTGTCCGACGCGTTCACCGGCATCTGGGGTACTTGAAGGACTGACCTCAGGTGTCGAATGTCAGGACGTCCACTCTGGGCGGCTCAGGCTCAGGCCGCAGCAGGCCCAGGCTGGTCAGGTGCGCCCGGTACCACTGGTCTGCCTCTCGGTACTCGGGTCGGAGCTGGCCGCGCCAGTCTTCCCGGCCCTTCCGATCAGGTGGGCGGACGTGTCGGGGGTCCATGTCACGCCCGGCGCCTGAGGTGGCTGTAGCGCCTGCCGGTGCGGCCCCCGTTACAGCGCGTGCCGTTGATGGTGCGCCAGTGGGCTTTCTTGACCTTCACCTTGACCATGCGGGGCTCCTGTGGGCATGAAAAAGCCCCGCGCTGGGCGGGGTGAGAGCAGTTGTCGTTCCAGGCCATGAAAAACCGCCCCGTGGGGCGGTCATGGCGTGTTATGGGTTCAGCACTTGTAGCCGATGGGGCTGTCGCCACCGGCACCGTCATCCCAGCAGACTTTGCCAGCTGCGGCGCTAGGGGACGCGAGCACGACGAGGACGAGAACACCGGCGATCAGGGAACGGATTGCTTTCATAGTGGTACCTCCGGGTTGGTTGAACTGACGTGAATCTACAGATTTCACTCGTCCTGCAAGCAGGAAATCCATTTGAACTCGCTGCGGCAGTGTGCTAGGTGCTGGTCTTTCGTGGGCAGGGCTCCCGGAATTGCACCGGCGCGGCAGGCATTCACCTGTCGCGTTCTCTTTGCCCTGACGCGTCCCGGCCGCCACGCCCCGCACAATCAGGCGTGACGACTGGGTGTTGGGCCGGACTGTCACCATCCGGCAGTCTCGAAACGCAACGAAAACCGCCCACGTGGGGCGGTTGGGTTGGTCGCTTGACTACTCTTGCGAGCTTACAGAAAGTGTACGTCCAAGTTGCTTTTGGCGCAACAGCATTGCGCTCACTCGCCCGGGCTGGCAGGCGCGAAGGCCAGCAGGGTGTTCCGTGCCGCCAGGGCCCGCGTGTCACCCAGCTGAGCCCCCAGGGTCAGCACGGCCAGGGCGTACTCCCGCGCCCGATCTACCGGATGCACGAACGCGCCCGTCTCGCGCAGCAGCGTGGCCGGACCCTGCCCCTCCCGGATGCGGCCCAGGAGGGGGTCGGTGTTGCACAGGGCTGCCACGGCGCTCTCGCTGACCCAGGCGTGCGGCAGGCGCAGCTTCGTGTACCAGATGGCTCCGCCGGGCGGCCCGCCGTACTGACCGATGCCGACGACCTGCATGCGGCTGGTCTTGCTGGGGCGCGGCCCAGCCCCCACGACGATCTCACCCCCTTCGCGGGCCGTGTCCCAGGCTTGCAGCGCCCGGTACCACGCTTCCGCTTCGGCGCGGGCATCGCGCTGCTGCTGGCGGATGCTGACGAGGCCGCTGGTGACCTCGGCGAGAATCTCGGCCCGGCTGCGCTTCGAGGCGGTCACAGGGCCCTCAGTTCAACGGTGACGCGCCCGCCGGGGTGGTTCTCGCGGCGCACGATCTCCAGCCGGTCAATCTGGCTGTCATCCACGTACACCCCGGCGTGCGTCAGCAGGTCCAGGACCGCCTTGGGCATGTTGTCGAGGTCCCGGCGGCGACGATCAGGCGGGTACACGCTGATGCTGACGCTCAGGCGCACCTCGGCAGGCCAGTGGCGGGGGGACTGGGTCGCCACCACGGTCAGCCCGTTCTCGCGGTACTGGCGGCCCTCCTGGCTGAGGATGTTCCGGCCGCGCACGCTGCGCCACATGCGGTTCACGCTGGGAGGCCAAGGCAGGGTGATCATGCGGCCCACCTGCGGAACAGCTCGACGGTGCGCTGCCAGTCCGCCTCGGTCAGGAGTCGGCGGCGCACGCCCTCCCCCACGCTGGGCACGTTGAACCCGTGCAGGTGCAGGGTGTGCAGCAGGTACGTCACGGCCTGCGCTTCGGCGTTCATGACTTCACCGCCATGCGGTAGACACGCACGGTCCGGCTGGTCAGCTCGCCCAGCTGCGCGAGGTCAGCCAGGAGCTTCCGGGTGTAGTTGTGCGAGAGGCCCAGCCGCACCGCGTAGTGATTCGCGGGCCGCCCGGGGTCCTTGCGGACCAGGGCGAGCAGGTTCTGCATGTCCGTCGCGCGGGTGATCACGGGGTACCTCCGAGCGCCAGGGCGGCGCGTTCCAGAGCGTCAAGCGCAGCGCGGCGGTCCGCACTGGTGCGGGCGTCACGGGCCTGCACGGCGAGGGTGTGGACCTGTTCAACGGCCTCAGTGATCCGGGCCAGCTGGCCTAGGAAGGCGAAGATCTTCGAACGGAGCATGACGGGCACAGGAACGCCGGGGGTCTTGCCCCATTCGGCACGCAGGCGCACCAGCGAGGTCAGGACGAACAGCGGCGTCACTGCACCTCACCTCCCTCGCTGCCCGCCCCGGCCTGAGCGAGCGCGAGGGCTTTCTGGGCGAAGATGCGAGCCTCCTGGGCACCGATGGGAGGCTCCGCCGTGGCGATGGCCTCCACCACCCCCCACGCTTCCGCCTGGGCGCGCAGGGCAGATTCCAACTGCTCGGCGTACGCCTGCCATTCGGCCAGATAGGCAGCGTCATGGCAGACCCCACAGATGCCCTCGGCGTCGAGGCTACCTGAGCGGCCGCCGCACCCCTGACACTCCCCGAATTTGGCGGCGCTGTAGCTCGATTCGGCTCGCTGGGGACGATCCGCCAGCAGCGCCAGCGGGTGCCGGGTGGCGTCTTCGGCTTTCTTCGGGGTGCTCTTGCTGTCTTTTGCGGTCATGTGGGTCACCTCAGAAGGGGGTCACGTCGAGGTCGCACAGGCCGGTCTTGATCGCCCGGTTGAGGAACAGGACGGCCAGGACGTTGCAGTGGAACGCCTCGGATTCGGGGCTGTGGAAGCGCGGGAGGTACGGCGCGGGGGCGTCCATGGGCGGTTGGTACGTGTCGGGCGTCCAGAGGCTGTCGATGCCTGCCCAGGTGAACGTGAACTCCGCGGGGAGGCCGCCGGTGCCGGTGTAGTTCATGGTGTCGGTGCACGTGTCGCGGTAGGCGGGCCAGGTGCGGTCGCGCAGCAGGGTGACTTGCCGGTCGCGCGCGGTGAGGAGTTCGCCCTGGGTGGCGCCGTCGAGGCCGCGCAGGTAGGCGCAGACTTTCGCGAGGCGTTCGTCCTGGTAGTCCGCAGGGAACTGGTGGGCGTAGGGGTCGCCGCTGATCCAGTGGAGGGCGACACGGGCAGCGGTCTGGTAGTAGGCGAGGAGGGCGCGGGTGTCGTCGTCTGCGAAGGGGGTGTCCTGGGCGGCCCATTCGGCGTCGAGTTGGTCGAGGATCAGCTGCAGGTTGATGCGTTTGGTCTTCGGGGCGGGTTTGGTTGCGGGAGTGATCGCCATGGTCAGAGCCCTCCCTGGTTACGCGCTGGGGCGTAACCGGTGACGCTTCGGTTACAGGGAAACTGCCGTGCTGGACGCTTGGTTACGCGGTTACACCTATTTCGGGCATGGGTGTGCCTACAAGGTGTGCGCGTGCGTGCGTGCGCGTGTGCATACACCCTCAATCTCAGATAGGTGTAACTATTTGAGATTGATAGGGTGTTATTGCCGTGCTGGACGGGCGCAAAGTCGGTTACACCTGGGATGTAACTGGGGCGTAACTGGGCGTTACCGTTACGCCTGCTCACTCGCGCATCGCCTCCTCGAATTCACGCAGCAGATCCGCCTCACAACGGGCTGGGATGAGTGCCAGGGCGATTCGCTTACCTCGCACCGTCTTCCCTTCGGGCGTCTTGTGGACGTCACCCTGCTCGAAGTACACGGCCTGCTCGGCGTACTGCTTGAACAGCGTCACGTTGGCGATCGCGGCCCGCTCGCGGTACTGGGCCTGCACGAGGTCCACGCACACCTGGGGGCGGATGATCAGCTGTCCGCTGGTACTGCTGGGCGCCACGTACTGCCGGGGGTTGCTGACCTTCGTGAGGCAGAACGACAGCTGCTGGAGGAACATTTCCAGGTTGGTGATGCCTTCGCTGCCGCCTTCGAGGGTGTTGAACACG encodes:
- a CDS encoding RusA family crossover junction endodeoxyribonuclease, whose translation is MITLPWPPSVNRMWRSVRGRNILSQEGRQYRENGLTVVATQSPRHWPAEVRLSVSISVYPPDRRRRDLDNMPKAVLDLLTHAGVYVDDSQIDRLEIVRRENHPGGRVTVELRAL
- a CDS encoding terminase small subunit — protein: MQPDAKTQPTAEELGAALTDKHRMFVEHYFRLNFNSSAASRATGYADHRQGWRILQRPDVQAYIQARMAQYMPADEVMQRLTALARTDGSQFLKEEAYEVPVFEARPLQEKIDLVNARIGQMNRIDPGMLKARIEAAQAEIAELEVQLALDPDATYQKQVGTETRTRIIPSLETAAENGVLFAVESVEYTQHGLKFKRQDPIKALELIGKHHKLFTEKVEHSGEGGGPVQVQITRTIVGGNS
- a CDS encoding phage portal protein, whose protein sequence is MGWKETLGAWLGLEVKKTAPAKGALPFVGASGDGRAVSSEWSTEKAISEGLKASTWVYTACRRISTALASVPLVVQKRTGDEWQPDPQHPLQALLDRPNPFMSRQDMLERWALHLELGGNALWHKVLVQGRPVELWPLKPDEVKPIPSRLAFIAGYEWKQGSDRRNLGADEVLHWQFVDPSTPYWGLSPLKAAASAVDTDTAAVRWNRAVLANDGRPSLAVFLSDSLDAKEQETAARFIQGQIDGNSVRKALVLGGASKAQPLSLNAAEMDWLEGRRMSREEIGAVFGVPPVLMVAGEAVTFANLDAAKRILWEDTVVPLLDDLCQGLGMGLLPHYGAEQTHRIVADLSGVTALQDNMKERAQAAVLLVNAGFPINAVNQRLALGFSPVDGGDVPRQPVVPSAPGNPATKARAAPPRMERKDKGDPITERLARMDAWIAELKGRVADVLLAQGNAAASAYASGDPWEPELSLDDWQVLLEAIHTAVIESEGAVAYTALLGSITAGGGGGTFDVLADGVTEWIDRHVGDNIKLITDTSKAALRAEIKQGVEAGESTRDIAKRIRALSEDWAGYRADRIARTEVGSAFGAAHQLSAEQIAAEEGVRLVKVWAATGDSRTRDAHAAMDGEQVALDEPFSNGTMSAPAGVNCRCVTLYQPVG